The following are encoded together in the Labrus mixtus chromosome 2, fLabMix1.1, whole genome shotgun sequence genome:
- the LOC132985937 gene encoding E3 ubiquitin-protein ligase TRIM39-like: MALPASFLSEDQFTCSICLDVFNNPVSTPCGHSFCQACISSYWDGGRRGGGGGGSKIYQCPLCKESFRKRPELQINRTLKEITEQFKWLASAGISMDGTDGGGDEGLNLHTQHQQQPAPSQPQRPGEMPDRIFAEMMTRFQQLPSPGVPEDSISNPNIPQNPGPVKTCPSLQAQNSVHHDLPPPYSPPRRYTVSGSTEFSSNVPLCPIHLKGLEFFCRTDNTCVCSVCMETQEHRGHNVTPAKREWQIKKSQLGISEVELKDIICEKERNMEEIQKSLREIQAAAERETGGVVSVFTKMISSVERCQAEVLEVIEMSWRAVERRAQSLLSELEDEISELKRRSTALNQLVLSEDYVHFLKTFPTVSNPPPSKDWSGVSVVSELTSGVILRTVTQTVESLHEELRKLPEVCKPSLLDQPVARPNPKIKRVQEYSDDITLDPNTSHPRLIISVDGKQVQCGERHQSLPDNPERFDRVVCVLARQGFNSGRHYWEVEVGGKTDWDLGVASWSVHRKGKITVSPAHGYWFLSLRDRTEYAFRTEPSTNLTVNVRPSRIGIYVDYDKGLVSFYNVDAKVLIYTFKDTFSDTLHPFFSPCTNKSGRNEAPLIICPVSK; this comes from the exons ATGGCGTTGCCTGCTTCCTTTCTGTCCGAAGACCAGTTCACCTGCTCGATCTGCCTGGATGTGTTCAACAACCCGGTCTCTACACCATGTGGCCACAGCTTCTGCCAGGCCTGCATCTCCTCCTACTGGGacggagggagaagaggaggtggaggaggtggttCCAAGATCTACCAGTGTCCTCTCTGCAAGGAGTCCTTCCGTAAGCGACCAGAGCTCCAAATCAACCGAACCCTGAAGGAAATCACTGAACAGTTCAAATGGTTGGCCAGCGCTGGGATTTCAATGGATGGAACagacggaggaggagacgagggtCTAAACTTGCATACTCAGCATCAGCAACAACCAGCCCCGTCTCAGCCTCAGAGACCGGGGGAGATGCCAGACAGGATCTTTGCTGAGATGATGACTCGTTTTCAGCAACTCCCATCGCCCGGGGTGCCTGAAGACAGCATCTCCAATCCCAACATCCCCCAAAACCCTGGGCCTGTCAAAACTTGCCCGTCCCTCCAAGCTCAGAATTCAGTGCATCATGACCTGCCTCCACCTTACTCACCTCCACGCAG GTACACTGTGAGTGGTTCCACTGAATTTTCCTCCAACGTGCCTCTGTGCCCCATCCACCTGAAAGGCCTGGAGTTCTTCTGTCGTACTGATAACACCTGCGTCTGCAGCGTCTGTATGGAGACACAAGAGCACCGAGGACACAACGTAACCCCAGCCAAGAGAGAGTGGCAAATcaagaag TCCCAGTTAGGTATTTCAGAGGTGGAGCTGAAGGATATCATCTGTGAGAAGGAGAGGAACATGGAGGAAATACAGAAATCTTTACGAGAGATACAG gctgctgctgaaagAGAGACGGGCGGAGTGGTTTCTGTGTTTACCAAGATGATCTCCAGTGTGGAGCGCTGCCAAGCTGAAGTCTTGGAG GTGATAGAGATGAGTTGGCGAGCGGTTGAGCGCAGAGCTCAGAGTCTGCTGAGCGAGCTGGAGGATGAGATATCcgaactgaagaggaggagcacaGCTCTGAACCAGCTTGTTCTGTCTGAAGACTACGTACACTTCCTCAAG ACTTTTCCTACTGTGTCCAACCCCCCACCCTCCAAGGACTGGTCGGGGGTCTCGGTGGTGTCTGAGCTGACGTCAGGAGTGATTCTCAGGACCGTCACTCAAACCGTGGAGAGCCTTCATGAGGAGCTGAGGAAACTGCCAGAAGTCT GCAAGCCATCCCTGTTGGACCAACCTGTAGCCAGGCCCAACCCAA AGATAAAGAGGGTTCAAGAATACTCAG ATGACATCACTTTAGATCCCAACACATCCCACCCGCGTCTCATCATCTCAGTCGACGGGAAGCAGGTTCAATGTGGCGAGCGCCATCAGTCATTACCGGACAACCCAGAGCGCTTTGACCGGGTGGTGTGTGTGCTGGCCCGCCAGGGCTTCAACTCAGGACGTCATTACTGGGAG GTGGAGGTGGGAGGAAAGACCGACTGGGACCTCGGAGTGGCAAGCTGGTCTGTCCACAGAAAGGGCAAAATCACTGTCAGCCCCGCCCATGGATACTGGTTCCTCAGCCTGCGGGATCGAACCGAATATGCTTTCCGAACAGAACCCTCGACCAACCTGACAGTCAACGTCAGACCATCCCGGATCGGCATCTATGTGGACTATGACAAAGGGCTGGTGTCCTTCTACAACGTGGATGCCAAAGTGCTCATCTACACCTTCAAAGATACATTTTCTGACACCCTCCATCCCTTCTTCAGCCCCTGTACGAATAAATCAGGAAGGAACGAGGCTCCGCTTATCATCTGCCCTGtctcaaaataa